A DNA window from Halanaerobium saccharolyticum subsp. saccharolyticum DSM 6643 contains the following coding sequences:
- the dcd gene encoding dCTP deaminase, with the protein MILSDKTIKKMLANKELIIDPIDDVQIQPASVDMRLGDDFLKVDENSLPVMTLNDQVNYEEVRGSEIIIPPHSFLLATTKEYIKLPDNLTAFVEGRSSIGRMGLFIQNAGWVDPGFEGQITLELYNANRLPIKLEADRRICQLVFASMDNKADNPYCGKYQGQKNTVGTRVFKDPENKKR; encoded by the coding sequence ATGATATTATCAGATAAAACTATTAAAAAAATGTTAGCAAATAAAGAACTTATTATAGATCCTATAGATGATGTACAAATTCAACCTGCTTCAGTTGATATGAGACTTGGTGATGATTTTTTGAAGGTAGATGAGAATTCTCTACCTGTGATGACTTTAAATGATCAGGTTAATTATGAAGAGGTAAGGGGATCTGAAATCATTATTCCGCCCCATTCATTTTTGTTGGCGACTACAAAAGAATATATAAAGCTGCCAGATAATTTAACTGCTTTTGTTGAGGGAAGAAGTTCCATTGGTAGAATGGGACTTTTTATACAGAATGCTGGCTGGGTTGATCCTGGCTTTGAAGGACAAATAACATTAGAGTTATATAATGCAAATCGATTACCAATTAAATTAGAAGCAGATCGCAGAATTTGTCAGCTTGTATTTGCTTCTATGGATAATAAAGCAGATAACCCTTATTGTGGAAAATATCAAGGACAAAAAAATACAGTAGGTACCAGAGTATTCAAAGATCCAGAAAATAAAAAAAGGTAG
- a CDS encoding IGHMBP2 family helicase yields the protein MVTLVITEIDKSIGPGDIVGAFINEAGTGSDDIGKINIDKKRKKAEVEVDWESAAKIIEVMDNNQIGGVQVHVEAKNPDDLIDKDIINYYNKFKGLVELERKEEIDRHKLEIKYLSPRERQAKGRSLLNLHGKDNGNTFGHRPLVKFTSKYKGEKLAETQITPGDLVMISLNKPLHPDNPTGTVIEKTSYSITVAFESYPPEFIYNKGVRLDLFVNDTSFQRMFSALEKIKHPENEMQKRKRDILLGRKKAEIKDSLDLELEYLNESQIKAVENALAAEDIYLIQGPPGTGKTVTAVELISKAVERGDKVLAAADSNTAVDNLLELLAEKGLNVIRIGHPIRVNKKLREHTLDEIVLEHQDYLEAEKLRDEVSDLINKQESYIYPGGKYRRGLSDQEIKNYAEKDLEHHVRGISPEVIEEMAEWLELQEKIDKYFKEIERLENKAVRELLDEADIICTTNITAGSELLENIKFDLSVIDEATQATQPAALIPYLKANKTILIGDHKQLPPTVVNQEAAKNGLSISLFEKLIEIYPGEMSSLLEIQYRMNREIMGFSSIYFYNNSLKAAESAAEQKLSDLGLKIDEEDCFTAKSLKSEYPLVFLDTKEMRANERSFEGSNSYDNPVESEIVLDILDRAIKSSLNEDDIAVIAAYKDQVDLINQHNKFKDVEIDTVDAFQGREKEMIIFSAVRSNDECNIGFLRDLRRLNVALSRAKRKMIFIGDSSTISKNDAYDKLLKYIKKSGLYYSL from the coding sequence ATGGTTACTTTAGTTATTACAGAAATAGATAAAAGTATTGGCCCAGGTGATATAGTAGGTGCTTTTATAAATGAAGCTGGGACAGGAAGCGACGATATTGGTAAAATTAATATAGATAAAAAAAGAAAGAAAGCGGAAGTAGAAGTTGATTGGGAATCTGCTGCTAAGATTATAGAAGTAATGGATAACAATCAGATTGGCGGAGTACAAGTTCATGTAGAAGCCAAAAACCCAGATGATTTAATTGATAAGGATATTATTAATTATTATAATAAATTTAAGGGGCTTGTTGAATTAGAAAGAAAGGAAGAAATTGACAGGCATAAATTAGAAATTAAATATTTATCACCAAGAGAAAGACAGGCTAAAGGGAGAAGCTTATTGAATTTACATGGTAAAGATAATGGTAATACATTTGGCCATCGACCTTTAGTTAAATTTACTTCAAAATATAAAGGGGAAAAATTAGCCGAAACTCAGATTACTCCTGGGGATTTAGTTATGATCAGTTTAAACAAACCTTTACATCCTGATAATCCTACGGGCACAGTAATAGAAAAAACTTCTTATTCAATTACAGTTGCATTTGAAAGTTATCCACCTGAATTTATATATAATAAGGGTGTCAGACTTGATTTATTTGTTAATGACACTAGTTTTCAGAGGATGTTTTCTGCTTTAGAAAAAATTAAGCACCCTGAAAATGAAATGCAGAAAAGAAAAAGAGATATTTTACTTGGTAGAAAAAAGGCTGAAATCAAAGATAGTTTAGATTTAGAACTAGAATATTTAAATGAATCTCAAATTAAAGCAGTAGAAAATGCATTAGCTGCTGAGGATATTTATTTAATTCAAGGCCCGCCGGGAACTGGCAAAACAGTAACAGCAGTAGAATTAATCAGTAAGGCTGTAGAACGTGGGGATAAGGTACTGGCAGCAGCAGATTCGAATACGGCAGTTGATAATCTATTAGAACTGCTGGCTGAAAAAGGTCTTAATGTAATTAGAATTGGTCATCCAATAAGAGTTAATAAAAAATTACGTGAGCATACTTTAGATGAAATTGTATTAGAACATCAGGATTATCTTGAAGCAGAGAAATTAAGAGATGAAGTTTCAGATTTAATTAATAAACAAGAATCATATATTTATCCTGGGGGTAAATACAGGAGAGGTCTTTCAGATCAAGAAATAAAAAATTATGCAGAAAAAGATTTGGAACATCATGTTAGAGGGATTAGCCCCGAAGTTATCGAAGAAATGGCAGAGTGGCTGGAACTTCAAGAAAAAATAGATAAATATTTTAAAGAAATTGAGAGGCTGGAGAATAAAGCAGTAAGAGAATTGCTGGATGAAGCTGATATTATTTGTACAACTAATATTACAGCAGGATCTGAACTTTTGGAAAATATAAAATTTGATTTAAGTGTAATTGATGAAGCTACTCAGGCAACTCAACCTGCAGCTTTAATTCCCTATTTAAAAGCTAATAAAACTATATTAATTGGTGATCACAAACAGCTACCTCCAACAGTAGTTAATCAAGAGGCAGCTAAAAATGGATTGAGTATTTCATTATTTGAAAAATTAATTGAAATTTATCCGGGAGAAATGAGTTCTTTGCTTGAAATTCAATATAGAATGAACCGGGAAATTATGGGCTTTTCTAGTATATATTTTTATAATAATAGTTTAAAGGCAGCTGAATCTGCAGCTGAGCAGAAGTTAAGCGATCTTGGTCTTAAAATAGATGAAGAAGATTGTTTTACAGCAAAGTCTTTGAAGTCAGAATATCCACTTGTTTTTTTAGATACTAAAGAAATGAGAGCTAATGAAAGATCTTTTGAAGGCTCTAATTCTTATGATAATCCAGTAGAATCAGAAATTGTCCTGGATATACTTGATCGAGCAATAAAATCGTCATTAAATGAAGATGACATTGCTGTAATTGCTGCTTATAAAGATCAAGTAGATTTAATTAATCAGCATAATAAATTTAAAGATGTTGAAATAGATACTGTTGATGCTTTTCAAGGAAGAGAAAAAGAGATGATTATTTTTTCTGCTGTCAGAAGCAATGATGAATGTAATATAGGATTTTTAAGAGATCTTCGCCGTTTGAATGTGGCTTTGAGTAGAGCCAAAAGAAAGATGATTTTTATTGGTGATAGCAGTACAATTTCCAAAAATGATGCTTATGATAAACTTTTAAAATATATTAAAAAAAGCGGTCTTTACTATAGTCTTTAG
- a CDS encoding CopG family transcriptional regulator — MGLLTEKKKVSIEISECLLEEMERYCKNNNQKQNDFLNQAIKFYLKEMKKEEVRNHLRDGYKKMAGLNQQLADEGLSSECYSYLCYEQRLVECEKIESKKG, encoded by the coding sequence GTGGGTCTGTTGACAGAAAAAAAGAAAGTAAGCATTGAAATTTCAGAATGTTTATTGGAAGAAATGGAGCGATATTGTAAAAATAATAATCAAAAGCAAAATGATTTTTTGAATCAGGCAATAAAATTTTATTTAAAAGAAATGAAAAAAGAAGAAGTTCGTAATCATCTACGTGATGGATATAAAAAAATGGCCGGTCTTAATCAGCAGTTAGCTGATGAAGGATTATCAAGTGAATGTTATTCTTATTTATGTTATGAGCAAAGACTGGTGGAGTGTGAAAAAATTGAAAGTAAAAAGGGGTGA
- a CDS encoding type II toxin-antitoxin system PemK/MazF family toxin: MKVKRGDVFYANLNPVVGSEQGGVRPVLVIQNDIGNKYSPTVIVAAITSRINKAKLPTHVEIPAGYTNLDKDSVVLLEQIRTLDKKRLQRHIAHLGEDVIEDVNQSIEISLGLIDL, translated from the coding sequence TTGAAAGTAAAAAGGGGTGATGTTTTTTACGCAAATTTAAACCCAGTCGTAGGTTCTGAACAGGGTGGGGTTAGACCAGTACTTGTTATTCAAAACGATATTGGTAATAAATACAGTCCTACCGTTATTGTTGCAGCGATTACTTCTAGAATTAACAAAGCTAAGTTGCCCACTCATGTTGAAATACCTGCTGGTTATACTAATTTAGATAAAGATTCAGTTGTTCTATTAGAACAAATTAGAACACTTGATAAAAAAAGATTGCAGCGTCATATAGCACATTTGGGTGAAGATGTAATAGAAGATGTTAATCAGTCAATAGAAATCAGTTTAGGTTTAATAGATTTATAG
- a CDS encoding ATP-binding protein — translation MPLQKQQILNKGIESFDFQSGGEASSNLKNVLRKLGVSAKIVRKTAIITYELEMNVVIHSLGGEITAFISEDELEIRVDDEGPGIEDLDKAFTAGFSTASDEIREMGFGAGMGLVNVKRYADQIDVKSSSENGTHVKVIIKLAS, via the coding sequence TTGCCTTTGCAAAAACAGCAAATATTAAATAAAGGAATTGAGAGTTTTGATTTTCAAAGTGGGGGAGAGGCCTCCAGCAATTTAAAAAATGTTTTACGCAAATTAGGAGTTTCAGCAAAGATTGTTCGTAAAACAGCAATTATTACCTATGAATTAGAAATGAATGTTGTAATTCACTCTCTTGGAGGGGAAATCACGGCTTTTATTTCTGAAGATGAACTTGAAATAAGAGTTGATGATGAAGGACCTGGTATAGAAGACCTTGATAAAGCTTTTACAGCAGGATTTTCTACTGCTAGTGATGAAATTCGAGAAATGGGATTTGGAGCTGGAATGGGTTTAGTCAATGTTAAAAGATATGCAGACCAGATTGATGTAAAATCTTCTTCAGAAAATGGAACACATGTTAAAGTAATTATAAAATTAGCAAGTTAA